The Acidicapsa ligni DNA window CAGGGTCGAGGCATGTGGTTTTCAGCGAGCGCATCATCGCCGAGTCACTCAGCGAGCCTCATCCCGCTTTCGTCAACGCGGAAATACCGTAGCTCGCATCGCAAGGTCACGCTTTATTTCCAGCAAAGATATGCCTTAAACCACAAATAAAAACAACAATGAGGTGAACCGATGCGCAATATCGCGCGCCTGAAAATGGGGTACTACCCATTGCCTGAGAGCGAAGGGACCAAGCTCCGCGCTCTTCTGTCATTTTCCGAACGGGCTTCGGTCATCGATCCTTGCGTTGGTCAAGGGACTGCTCTGCACCTTGTCACCGGCAATGCAGACGTCCGGTGTTATGGTGTGGAGCTCGATGCCGAGCGTGCGCGGCTTGCGACTTCAAGGGGGATCGAGACGACCCAGGGCAACGTCTTTGATGCGGTTGCGAAATCCGAATCCTTCTCGTTGCTTTACCTGAACCCGCCATACGACTCGGAGATTGGTTCGGTCGCAAACAACCGCATGGAACGCTTATTCCTCGATCACACCTATCGATGGCTTGTGCCGGAGGGAATCCTCGTCCTGATCATCCCATTCGAACGCCTGCATGAGTGCGTAGGTCTCCTCAGCTCGCACTTTGGAAGATTGGCCGTTCTGCGCATGACCGACGAAGAATCGGTCCGGTTCCGGCAGATCGCGGTCCTTGGCGTGCGCCGAAACGTTCGCGGCACGGTGCTCGAAGACAATAAGCGGATATTGCA harbors:
- a CDS encoding class I SAM-dependent methyltransferase; its protein translation is MRNIARLKMGYYPLPESEGTKLRALLSFSERASVIDPCVGQGTALHLVTGNADVRCYGVELDAERARLATSRGIETTQGNVFDAVAKSESFSLLYLNPPYDSEIGSVANNRMERLFLDHTYRWLVPEGILVLIIPFERLHECVGLLSSHFGRLAVLRMTDEESVRFRQIAVLGVRRNVRGTVLEDNKRILQSISPYGSFHALPELTPNSCAPYAVPPSGETSLSYRGLPYDVLEDLLPQSGAWRQTIPFLMPREDVATGRPITPLHGGHVGLLCTAGLLNGVFGNGDERHIARWRSVKHVTTFVEEDGETQIVHHRERWTNELRLVYADGRTLKLTETPAKPEGEADAERTSEARAA